The Lipingzhangella halophila genome segment AGCAGTACCGCAAGGACCGGGCGAACTGGGAGCGCAGGCTCGCCGGGCTGGACGCCGAGCGTGCCCGCGAACTGGACGCGATCACCGCCCGCTACAGCCGCCAGGAACCGCACTCCTTCCCCGTCGCCGTCGTCTTCGTTGTTCCCCAGCGGGAGGCCACCCGATGATCCGCAACGCCCGTCCCCGCACCAGTGGCGACAGCGCCGAGCAACACCGCAACTGGCTCGACCTGATCGAGATCAGCGGGCCGTTCCTGACCCTGCCGGTGCTGCGCGCCACCTGGCCGGTCCGGCTCGACCCGGTGGAGAAGGAGGAACGCGCCCGACTGCGGCGGGAGCACGCCCGCTGGATGAGCGACGCCCCCGGCGCGCAACGGGAGTGGGTCGCCTATGTGCTGGGCGACATGCTGGGCTGGGGCGACGACCTGCACATGGACTCGGCGGGATCGGAGCACGGGGGTGGTACCGATCCCGTGGGAGGGGCGGGATCGGCACCAGGGGAAGGCTCCGATCCCGCCGGAAGGGCGGCGGATGCCGGGGGAGAGCCGGACGGGAACGACGGGCAGGGCAGCGGGGACGACGCGGCGCTGGCCGCGCTCGCCCTGGAGGTGCCCGAGCACGACACACGAGTGGTGCCGTCGTTCGTGCTCACCGACCCCGGCGAGGCGGTCAAGCCCGACACCGCGCGGATGCTGGGCCTGCTGTGCGCGCCGGGGCAGCGCCCCACCGCCCGCGTGCCCGGCCAGTCCTGGGCCGCGACACCCGCCGACCGGCTCGCGCAGCTCTGCCGCCACCACGGCGTGGAACTGGGCCTGGCCACCGACGGCCGGTGGTGGACGCTGGTGTGGGCGCCGCGCGGCGGGGTCACCACGACGGCGGTCTTCGACGCGGCAGTGTGGCCCGAGCGGGCGGAGCGCGACGTGCTCAACGCGTTCCACTCGCTGCTGTGCCGCAGCCGCTTCTTCGGCGTGCCCGAGGAGGAGCGGCTGCCCAAGCTCCTGGCCAAGAGCCAGGACTCCCAGGAGGACATCACCGAGGCCCTGGGCGTGCAGGTGCGCCAGGCCGTGGAACTGCTGGTGGCCGCCTTCGGTCGCGCTGACACTGAGTTGCGCTCGCGGGGTGAGCCCGACCTGTCCGACGTCGACGCCCACGAGGTCTACCGGGGCGCGGTGTCGGTGATGATGCGGGTGGTCTTCCTGCTGTTCGCCGAGGAGCGCGGGCTGCTGCCCTCCGACAACGACCTGTACGCCAAGGCGTACTCGGCCGGCCGGCTGTGCGCGGAGCTGGAGCGGCGCGCGCTGGAGGGCAGCGAGGACGAACTGGAGAGCACCTACACCGGTTGGCACCGGCTGCTGGCGCTGTTCCAGGCGGTCTACCAGGGGGTGGACCACCCGCGGCTGAAGATGCACGCCCACGACGGGTCGCTGTTCAACCCGGACGAGTTCCCGTGGCTGCCGCTGATCATCGACGACCGGACCGTGCTGCACATGCTGCGGGCGGTGCAGTACGTGGAGGTCGGCACCGGCAAGAGCCGGGAGCGGCGGGCGCTGTCGTTCCGCGCGCTGGACGTCGAGCAGATCGGCTACGTCTACGAGGGCCTGCTGTCCTACGACGGGTTCCGGGCGAGCGAGCTTGTGGTCGGGATCGTCGGCAAGGAGGGCCGCGAGGCCGAGGTGCCGCTGCGGCGCCTGGAGGAGCTGGCGGCGGAGAGCACGGACGTTCCGGCGCTTGCGGAGGCGATGGCGGCCGAGTTCAAGGACTCGGGGATCGGGTCATCGCGGGCGCTGGAGAAGAAGCTGGCGCCGCTGTTCGGGCCAGAGCGGGAGGAGGCGCGCAGCCTACTGCTCGCGGTCACGCGCCGGGATTATCCGTTGGCGGACCGGTTGCTGCCCTTCTACCAGGTACTGCGGAAGGATCTGCGAGGCCTGCCGATGGTGGTGCTGGCCGGCGAGTTGTACGTCACCGAGTCGGCCCTGCGGAAGAACACCGGCACGCACTACACGCCGCGGTTCCTCGCTGAGGAAGTTGTGGAGGGCGCGCTGGAGCCCCTGGTCTACGAGCCGGGGCCGTTGCAGACCGCCGATAAGAACGAGTGGCGGCTGAAGTCGAGCGCGCAGATCCTGGACCTCAAGGTCGCCGACATCGCGATGGGCTCCGCCGCGTTCCTGGTGGCGGCGGCCCGGTACCTGGGCGGCAAACTGATCGAGGCGTGGACCGCCGAGGACGACCCGCGCGTGCGCGAGCACGCGGGAGCGGGCACGGGCGGTACCGCGCAGGAGGGCGTGGGCGCGGGAGCGAGCGCGAGCCCGGACGACGACCCGCTGGTGATCGAGGCGCGGCGCCAGGTCATCGAGCACTGCCTGTACGGGGTGGACATTAACCCGATGGCGGTGGAGATGGCGAAGCTGTCGCTGTGGCTGGTGTCGATGGACCCGCAGCGGCCGTTCACCTTCCTGGACGACCGATTGGCGGCGGGGGATTCGCTGCTGGGGATCACGTCGATTGAGCAGCTTGAGTACATGCACCTGGACCCGAAGAAGGGTCGAGAGCTGCATGCCGCCGAGGGAACGCTGATCGACTTCACGGCGGGTGTGCGGGAGTTGGTGAGTGAGGTTGCCGAGACTCGGCGGGAACTGGCCAAGATCGACGGGACTTCGCTGGACGGGCTGCAGCGCAAGCGCGAGAAACTGCGCGAGGCGGAGGAGAAGACGGGGCAGGTGCAACTGTTGGCCAACCTGACCGTGGGGGCGGCATTGGCCAATGCCGGACATGGTGAACGGGCGCTGGCGCGAGGATCGCTGGAGGCTGCTGAACTGGGACAGCGTATGGCGGAGGGGAACGCTGCGGAGGCCATCACCAGGGCATTCAGGTGGCTGGACACTGACCGTCCGGAGGGAAGCTTCCCGCGGAGGCCGATTCATTGGCCGCTGGTGTTCCCGGAGGTATTCGAGAAGGGCGGGTTTGATGCAGTGATCGGGAACCCGCCGTTTCTGGGAGGGCAGAAGCTCACCAGTGCGCTTGGGACTGGCTACCGTGAATATCTCGTCGGCATGATTGGACGAGGTGTGCGCGGAAGCGCCGACCTGGTCGCCTACTTCGTGCTATGTGCACACACCATCCTCAACAAGGACGGACAGACTGGCCTGATCGCCACCAACACTCTCGCTCAAGGTGATACGCGAGGAGTCGGCTTGGATCAGATCACGGCAGGGGGAACAATGATCCGCCAGGCAGTTCCGAGCAAACCGTGGCCGTCAAAGGGAGCCATGCTTGAGTATTGCACTGTATGGACAAGCCGGAGAGGTTCATCCCCAAAGGCCGAACGATTTCTCAATGGAACTCCCGTAAACGCCATCACCCCTTCGCTTGAGCCGGCGTCCCGAATCAGTGGAAATCCGTACCGCCTTGCAGTCAACCGCGGCATATCGTTCCAGGGATCTAACATTCTCGGTCTAGGGTTCACGCTCACCCATGAAACCGCGAAGAAGATGATTGAGAATGACAAGCGGAATAAGGATGTCATCTTCCCTTATCTTAACGGGCAGGACCTCAATTCTCGGCCCGACTGCTCGGCTGGTCGATGGGTTATAAATTTTGGTGACTGGGACAGAAGAAAAGCTGAAGCTTACGCGGATCCATACAATCAAGTCGTCAAACTAGTGAAGCCCGAACGCCAGGAAAAGAGTTACAGCAAGTTCGCGCGTGAGAACTGGTGGAAATATGAGCGCGTTCGTCCTGAGTTGTATGAAAATATTTCCAAGTTAAGTCGAGTTATATCTGTCGCCCAGACAAGCAAAACTGTAATGCCATCGTTTTGTCCGACGGGTCAAGTTTTCTCCCACATGCTTGTCGTTTTTGCAATGGATGATCCAGCGCTCCTGGCGTTCTTGTCGAGTACACTTCATTATCATTGGGTGGAAAGGCATGCAGCGAAGATGAAAAATGACCAACGCTATATTCCATCAGACTGCTTTGAAACCCTTCCGCTTCCTATATTCACCCAAGAAATGCGCCAGCTCGGCGACCGCCTGGACACCTACCGTCGCGACGTCATGCTCTCCCGCAACTCCGGTCTCACGAAGACCTACAACATGGTCTTCGACCCCTCCGTTACGGACTCCGACATCCAGGAACTCCGCGACATCCACCGGGCCATCGATGAAGCCACGGTTCGCGCCTACGGGTGGGAGGACCGTATTGAGGCCGTCGGCGGGCTCGATCACGGGTTCCACCTGGTCGGTGGGCGCGAGACCCGTTACACCATCGGTCCCGCCGCTCAGCGGGAGATTCTGGACAGTCTGCTCGAACTCAACCACGAGCGCTACGCCGAAGAGGAATCCCAGGGCCTGCACGACAAGAAGAACAAGAAGTCCAAGAGCAAGGCCGACGACGAAGGGACGCTGTTCTGATGACCTCCGACGGCCTCTTTCCCGATCCCAAAGGGGAGCAGCAGTCCCTCGACACCACCCCCGAGAGTCCAGACGCCAAACCGGCCGACGACGCCCACGCCAAGGCACAGGCGAAAACCGAGGAGATCATCTCCCGCCTGGACACCCCGCAGAACTTCAGCGGCGCCAACTCCTACCACGTGCGGGACGAGTTCCAGCGCATCGTCGAACTCGACCTCCTCGGCCCCTGGGGCGGCGATCGCGAGGAGTTCAATCCCAGCGCCAAGGGCCCCCGCGAGCGCTATCTTGTCGGGATGCTCGGGCCCAAGCACCAGCCCACCACCTCCCGCGCGGGCGCTGGTGAGGCCGCCGACTCCGAGGCCCAGGCGGAGGGCGACGCCGGCGGCGAGGGCGCGAGCGAACTGCCCGAGGTCGTCACCACGCAGAACCTCGGCCGGATCTGGGCCTCCTCCATGGGCATGGCCTTCACCGTCGGCAGTGACACCGACGCCGTGGTCGTCACCGCCTCCTGGGGCGAGTACTCCCGCCGCGAGGCCAGCGATGACGAGGACCGCAAGCGCATGACCTGGGGCCGCGAGCCGCGCGTGTTCACCCGCGAGATCCGGCTCGACGGCACCGACGCCGCCTCCCACGACCAGCGCGTCGGGCTGACCACCCCCACTCCCGACGAGACCAACGCTCCCGGCGTCTACCTGGACGTTGCCGTGCGCCCCCGGGGCGGGCGGCGCACCGTGGAGCTGACGCTGGTCAACAACCAGCTCGAAACCACCTCCACCCCCGACACCGCGTGGCTGTTCCAGGCCAAGCTGGCGGTGACCGCGCTCGACGGCGACTCCGCCGTCTTCGTGCCGATCGACGACCCGCTCGACCCCGACACCGCGCCGCCCGGCGGCGCGGACTCCGAGGGGACCGAGCGCGCCGAGGAGCTGCACCTGCGCCTGCTCTACAGCGACCGGCTGTCGTATGCCCAGGGCCGCAACATCGCCGTGCACGAGCACGCCGACCACGAGCTGCGCCGCGCCCGCAAGCTGGAAACCACCTGGCTGCCGCACTACGACGTGCCCGCCACCACCGCGCCGATGGGCGAGGGCACCCGGCTGGCCGGCACCGAGCTGCGCATGGACACGCTGGCCACCGCCGAGCCCGACGAGCTGCGCCGCGGCCTGTCCCCGCTGGCCGAGGGCTACGCGGAATGGCTGGACGAGCGCGACGCCGAGATCGGCGCGCTGCCCGAACAGTTGCGCGAGACCGCCAAAGGCGCCGTGTTCACCGCGCGCCGGGCCGCCGCGCGCATCCGGGCCGGGATCGACCTGCTGGGCGACCCCTCCGCCCCCGGCCACGCCGACGCGCTGCGCGCGTTCCGCTTCGCCAACCGGGTGATGGCCGACCAGCGCCGCCACACCGAGATCGCCAAGCGCCGCGAGGACCCCGCGGTCACCTACCCCGACGCCGAACGCGAGGTGCGCGGCCGGGGCGCCGAGGTCGCCTCGTGGCGGCCGTTCCAGCTCGCGTTCGTGCTGCTGAACCTGCCCTCGCTGACCGACCCCGACCACCCGGAGCGCGCCGCCTCGCCCGAGGCGAAGGTGGACCTGCTGTTCTTCCCCACCGGCGGTGGCAAGACCGAGGCCTACCTGGGGCTGACCGCGTTCACCTTCGCGATCCGCCGCCTCCAGGGCACCGTGGGATCGGGCGCCGACGCGCGCAGCGGCGACTCCGGGGTGGCGGTGCTGATGCGCTACACGCTGCGGCTGCTGACCGCCCAGCAGTTCCAGCGCGCCGCCGCGCTGGTGTGCGCGGCCGAGGTCGCCCGCCGCGAGGACCCCGGCACCTGGGGCGAGGAGCCCTTCCGCATCGGCCTGTGGGTTGGCGGCCGGGTCTCGCCCAACTGGTACGAGGACGCTGCGGAGGAGGTCGCCCAGGCCCGCGAGCAGGGCGGGCGGCAGCGCTCCACCGTGCTGCAGACCCTGGCCTGCCCCTGGTGCGGCGCGGCGCTGGCCGCCCACCGCGACCTGGACCCCAAGCCCGACACCCGCCGGGTGCTGCTGTTCTGCCCCAACGGCGAGGGCGCCGACGCCTGCCCGTTCTCCCGCATCCGCTCGGACGAGGGCCTGCCGATCCTCACCGTGGACGAGGAGATCTACCGCTACACGCCCGGCCTGGTCATCGCCACCGTGGACAAGCTGGCCCAGCTCCCGTGGCAGGGGCACGCGGGCATGCTGTTCGGGCGGGTCAGCCGACGCTGCCCCCGGCACGGCTACCACCACGAGGACCTGGAGGCGCGCACCGGCTGTCGCGACCGGCACAACGCCAAGGGCACGCTGCCCGCGGTATCCGTGCGCCCGGTGGTGCGGCTGCGCCCGCCGGACCTGATCATCCAGGACGAGCTGCACCTGATCTCCGGCGCGCTGGGCACCACGGTGGGCCTGTTCGAGTCGGCCGTGGACCAACTGTGCACGTGGACCACGCCGAGCGGCGCCGAGGCCGCGCCCAAGATCGTCGCCTCCACCGCCACCACCAAGAACGCCCGCGACCAGGTGCGCGGGGTGTTCGCGCGCGACCTGGAGATCTTCCCGCCGCAGGTCACCGACGTGTCCGACACGTTCTTCTCCCGGCAGGTGCCGGTGACCGAGCGGACGCCGGGGCGGCGCTACATGGGCGTGTGCGCCCACGGGGTGCGGTTGAAGTCGGCGGAGATCCGGCTGGCGGAGATCCTGCTCATCGCCGGGCAGACCATGTTCGACGCCCACGGCGAGGCCGCCGACCCGTACATGACGCTGGTGGGCTACTTCAATGCCACCCGCGAGCTGGCGGGCATGCGCCGCTACGTCGACGACGACGTGGTTACCCGGGTGCGCCGGCACGGGCGCGCCAAAGGGCTGTCGGACCGGCTGCACGGGCGCATCTCGATGCTGGAGGTCCAGGAGCTGACCTCGCGTATTTCCTCGGGCGAGATCAGCCGGGTGCTGCGGCGGCTGGAGAACGGCTTCGACACAGAGCTGGACACCAGCACACGAAAGCGGGCCGTCCTCGCCGAGGCCTCCGACGCTCGCCGCCGACAACAGGGCCGGTCACGCCCGAACCAGCTGCAACTCCACCCCGTGGCCGAGGCTTCCTACCAGCGCCGCTTCGATGAGCAGAGCCCCGTCGACGTGGTGCTGGCGACCTCCATGCTGCAGGTGGGCGTGGACGTGTCGCGGTTCGGGCTGATGGTGGTCACCGGCCAGCCCAAGAGCACCGCCGAGTACATCCAGGCGTCCTCGCGGGTGGGCCGCACCT includes the following:
- a CDS encoding Eco57I restriction-modification methylase domain-containing protein; the encoded protein is MIRNARPRTSGDSAEQHRNWLDLIEISGPFLTLPVLRATWPVRLDPVEKEERARLRREHARWMSDAPGAQREWVAYVLGDMLGWGDDLHMDSAGSEHGGGTDPVGGAGSAPGEGSDPAGRAADAGGEPDGNDGQGSGDDAALAALALEVPEHDTRVVPSFVLTDPGEAVKPDTARMLGLLCAPGQRPTARVPGQSWAATPADRLAQLCRHHGVELGLATDGRWWTLVWAPRGGVTTTAVFDAAVWPERAERDVLNAFHSLLCRSRFFGVPEEERLPKLLAKSQDSQEDITEALGVQVRQAVELLVAAFGRADTELRSRGEPDLSDVDAHEVYRGAVSVMMRVVFLLFAEERGLLPSDNDLYAKAYSAGRLCAELERRALEGSEDELESTYTGWHRLLALFQAVYQGVDHPRLKMHAHDGSLFNPDEFPWLPLIIDDRTVLHMLRAVQYVEVGTGKSRERRALSFRALDVEQIGYVYEGLLSYDGFRASELVVGIVGKEGREAEVPLRRLEELAAESTDVPALAEAMAAEFKDSGIGSSRALEKKLAPLFGPEREEARSLLLAVTRRDYPLADRLLPFYQVLRKDLRGLPMVVLAGELYVTESALRKNTGTHYTPRFLAEEVVEGALEPLVYEPGPLQTADKNEWRLKSSAQILDLKVADIAMGSAAFLVAAARYLGGKLIEAWTAEDDPRVREHAGAGTGGTAQEGVGAGASASPDDDPLVIEARRQVIEHCLYGVDINPMAVEMAKLSLWLVSMDPQRPFTFLDDRLAAGDSLLGITSIEQLEYMHLDPKKGRELHAAEGTLIDFTAGVRELVSEVAETRRELAKIDGTSLDGLQRKREKLREAEEKTGQVQLLANLTVGAALANAGHGERALARGSLEAAELGQRMAEGNAAEAITRAFRWLDTDRPEGSFPRRPIHWPLVFPEVFEKGGFDAVIGNPPFLGGQKLTSALGTGYREYLVGMIGRGVRGSADLVAYFVLCAHTILNKDGQTGLIATNTLAQGDTRGVGLDQITAGGTMIRQAVPSKPWPSKGAMLEYCTVWTSRRGSSPKAERFLNGTPVNAITPSLEPASRISGNPYRLAVNRGISFQGSNILGLGFTLTHETAKKMIENDKRNKDVIFPYLNGQDLNSRPDCSAGRWVINFGDWDRRKAEAYADPYNQVVKLVKPERQEKSYSKFARENWWKYERVRPELYENISKLSRVISVAQTSKTVMPSFCPTGQVFSHMLVVFAMDDPALLAFLSSTLHYHWVERHAAKMKNDQRYIPSDCFETLPLPIFTQEMRQLGDRLDTYRRDVMLSRNSGLTKTYNMVFDPSVTDSDIQELRDIHRAIDEATVRAYGWEDRIEAVGGLDHGFHLVGGRETRYTIGPAAQREILDSLLELNHERYAEEESQGLHDKKNKKSKSKADDEGTLF
- the drmA gene encoding DISARM system helicase DrmA, with protein sequence MTSDGLFPDPKGEQQSLDTTPESPDAKPADDAHAKAQAKTEEIISRLDTPQNFSGANSYHVRDEFQRIVELDLLGPWGGDREEFNPSAKGPRERYLVGMLGPKHQPTTSRAGAGEAADSEAQAEGDAGGEGASELPEVVTTQNLGRIWASSMGMAFTVGSDTDAVVVTASWGEYSRREASDDEDRKRMTWGREPRVFTREIRLDGTDAASHDQRVGLTTPTPDETNAPGVYLDVAVRPRGGRRTVELTLVNNQLETTSTPDTAWLFQAKLAVTALDGDSAVFVPIDDPLDPDTAPPGGADSEGTERAEELHLRLLYSDRLSYAQGRNIAVHEHADHELRRARKLETTWLPHYDVPATTAPMGEGTRLAGTELRMDTLATAEPDELRRGLSPLAEGYAEWLDERDAEIGALPEQLRETAKGAVFTARRAAARIRAGIDLLGDPSAPGHADALRAFRFANRVMADQRRHTEIAKRREDPAVTYPDAEREVRGRGAEVASWRPFQLAFVLLNLPSLTDPDHPERAASPEAKVDLLFFPTGGGKTEAYLGLTAFTFAIRRLQGTVGSGADARSGDSGVAVLMRYTLRLLTAQQFQRAAALVCAAEVARREDPGTWGEEPFRIGLWVGGRVSPNWYEDAAEEVAQAREQGGRQRSTVLQTLACPWCGAALAAHRDLDPKPDTRRVLLFCPNGEGADACPFSRIRSDEGLPILTVDEEIYRYTPGLVIATVDKLAQLPWQGHAGMLFGRVSRRCPRHGYHHEDLEARTGCRDRHNAKGTLPAVSVRPVVRLRPPDLIIQDELHLISGALGTTVGLFESAVDQLCTWTTPSGAEAAPKIVASTATTKNARDQVRGVFARDLEIFPPQVTDVSDTFFSRQVPVTERTPGRRYMGVCAHGVRLKSAEIRLAEILLIAGQTMFDAHGEAADPYMTLVGYFNATRELAGMRRYVDDDVVTRVRRHGRAKGLSDRLHGRISMLEVQELTSRISSGEISRVLRRLENGFDTELDTSTRKRAVLAEASDARRRQQGRSRPNQLQLHPVAEASYQRRFDEQSPVDVVLATSMLQVGVDVSRFGLMVVTGQPKSTAEYIQASSRVGRTSERPGLVVTLYNWTRPRDLAHFEDFRNYHASFYRRVEALSVTPYTRRSLDRGTAAAFIAAVRNMIEEYSRNGDAHDVDLDGPTVERVAERMLDRAEHVAGPRGREYLGERLNTLKDAWDNHRQGSTRLGYRRENTKKQRLVQLLHRPGEGRWDETTVGMSMRETENEVNLLLPGDGRFFQPPAAAPAWSFAPPEGGSEDAAPGGDHEADEQEADGDEMGDSAFSRPGDERRRR